Part of the Quercus lobata isolate SW786 chromosome 6, ValleyOak3.0 Primary Assembly, whole genome shotgun sequence genome, TCTATTCATGACATGGTAACCATGCCATGTAACTCGCGCACTAGTGACTGATCCTAGGCCCTTGTTATCATATTCCCCATAATATAATGTATTCAGAGCAAAGCCTGAGTCGTTCCATGTGAGCCAACCTTTAGAATTAATTAGGCTATCCATAAAGGATTGCGTATAAACAGTTGTTGAATACTCCTTCCATGGCCTCCCTAGGTATGTTTTTGTTCCATCTAAATTCTCAGCCGCCCTAATGCTACAAAGATGCATGGAAGTCCCAGTATTTTGATTCGGGTCTGTTTTGCCTTGCGCAGTGATAACATTGCATTGACCATGTAATGGAAGTCGTAGATAAATGTTGCAATCTTGGAACACAACTGCTGCATTGCCAAATATGAAATCAATTGTACCATAAATATCACATTCTTTATAAAATTGCCTAAGAGAATGGGTATATAATGTGTCTTGATAGCCTTCAAAACTGCATCTATAAAATGTGGACAGGTCGGCCCCATTTCGTACAGCCACAGCTTGGGCCTTCCTTGGTCCGGCAGTGTTACGAAAGGATATTTCCTTAGCAACAAACCCTTGCCCACCAACAGCTGAAATAGAAATTATAGTGCATAGAATTATAGATCATCATAACAAAGGTAGTATCATAAAATTATATTGGTCGAAGGAAGGGAGATGGGTTTATCACCAAGGGTAACGTTTAAGTTCAATTTCTTAAGTATAGTACATTAATTAGGTtcttcaattatatttaaatatatagatgcattaaatttaatttcccTGGGATAagacaatatgatttttgttttattagtcAATACAACcatatgtttaaattttcttaaaaaaaactaacatgTTGCACTTAAGCAACAATGCCTAACTTTTGTCCTATCAACAACATTAATTTCcgcaaaatttttaataaaatttaaaataactaTAGCGTAGAATATATGACTTTTTATTATAGAGTTTATCACATCTATCTAATcttaaatatgttttttataagatctattcttttttctttttttgagaaacaaacaaacacacatataaGGGAGGTGAAAATGGGTTCTAAGATCTTATCTTATAAGATCTAATCTTAAATGTTAATATAAGATATTACCTTATTTAATTTATGAGTTCCAATATTGGTGCTTACCAAATGTTGCAGAATTAAATGTAGTCCAATTATCCGCATTGTTGTGATTGCCTGAGATCACAGTCCGGCCGATACCTTCCCCAATCATCATCAAATAGCGCTTGTTATTATCAATGGAAACATACTCATTATAAACTCCAGCTGCGATGTAAATGACAAAGTATCCATTACTAATATCAGTATTTTCTGGTGCAGCAGCCACAGCATGATTGATAGTGGTGAAGTCTCCACTACCATCTGGGTTCACAAACACCGTTCGGCTCACCAATACATTTCCAAGGGTTGTTTGAAGCAACCTCCTTCCAGTTACGGACaatttgaaaggaaaaagacCATTCATAATCTTTTCCATATTGGAAAACATAATGTGGTTTCTTTCTGTTGGGAAACTCTTTGTGTTTGTCTTTGGAACCCAACCATGCTTAAAAAGCGCAAGTGATATGCTATGCAGCTTAGTTCCATTAGAGAGAGGACCCAAGAGACTATTTTTAAGGCTAGAGTCTAATTCAGTTGTTAACTCTAAAAGACCATCAGAACATGTTTCTTGGTTTGTCAAAGTGGCACTAAGCAATGTATGCAAATCCTCGACTTGCATGCTACTTAGACTGTTTGTGGAGCTAATAGTTTGGAACGTTTTTGACAAGAAATCCACGTTCAAGTCGGCTAAAAGCTGACAATCTTTGAGGGTATGAATGGCGGATATAGAATATGAGGAATGGAATACTATTGGGTATGATTTGACTAGCGAAAGAAAGCCTTTTGCAAATGATAAGGACTGGTGAAGATAGTACATGCCATAGTCATGAATGGTGCTGAGCTTATTTGGTGGTAAGTTGGATTTGCAGAATGATGGATGGGGTGTGGAGTTGCAAATGGTACTTGGGAAAGTAGGGGTTGAGGTAGAGGAGCTAGCAAGAGATGGAGAGCAAGAGAAGAGCATGAATAGGATAAAAATGGTGCACAATAGGGAGCGCTTGGAAGCCATTGCCATAGAAATGCGTTTGCAAAATAGGTTTGGCAGGTTAGTCTTACCTAGAGAATTCAATAGTGCATACATGATACATGAAACATATATTTAATTCTGAGTCATGTTTATTGTACATACTTTTATAAATTCGTTCGTACACGCATAAAATATTCAGAGATGATGACTTAAAATCACgattttcatgcattatttgCATGCGTTCATATGAGTAAATAGTATGTGCAAATTTAGTCTTTAATTTTACCGTTAGATCAAAAGTGTATCTATCTTGGTGTTTACACTCACGCACGCGTGTACGCGCGCACGCGcacgtgcacacacacacacacacacacacacacacacacacacacacacacacacacacacacatatatatatatataatgttgtgTTTATCTTGTTGCATAcatatttaaataatagttcTCATAATAATTTTAGTTAATGGGATTCAATATTTATGTAAGAGGggaaagtatatatttattaattgtaTTCTTGAAATattctatagtttttttttttttttttgaagtaaaaataTTCTATAGTTATTTGTATTGTGCAAGTTTGTTCAATGGCCAAAATTAGATCTTCTAGCTAGTTTGACCATGCCTTGAGATGGCTTTTTATATCTTATCCAATATTAGCATTGAGAGTGATTATGTTGCCAATGtgtctccaaaaaaaaaagtgttgtaagTTAATCAAGTATTATATAAATGAAGATTGCACTCATGCTTGGGCCCAATTATGTCGAGTTGTGTGTCAATCGGTCATCTCCCACACACTGGGGATGGAGGCCCCATTCAAAAACCCATGCATTGAGAGTGATCGGGTCAATAGTAGACTTTTCAGGGCAAATACTTTTTGATCAGCTAACTAGTTTGGCGAAAGTTCTTGATTTGGGCCTAGATTGTGGGCCTAAAAGCCCACCTAAGCCTAGACATGGGCTTATGGAGCTTGGACCTTCCTCTCtaataatgaagaaattttTCTAAAGCATAACCAAACCTTTATTTCCACCAATACATGTATATTACAAAGAATGCAATCTcgtataattaaataaatatccAATAGGGCTGTCAATAATCTAaacaagcccaaaacaataGTACCACACTCAAAATTAATACTTATCAAACGATATAAAGTGTATGCCAGGGACCTAGCAGTAGCTCATAACAAACAGTCCTAATGCAAATAGCAGAAGAGATGATGAGAGACTGTGAGAGGGCATGGCAGAAGATGGGGTCAGAACCGGACGGCTCCCAGTAGTAGCAGTTGGAGCTTCAGAACTTGTTGTAGATGGAGGTGTTAAAAGTGGTGTTGTGTCAGCTTCCGGTGCCAGAGCAG contains:
- the LOC115994198 gene encoding pectinesterase-like, producing MAMASKRSLLCTIFILFMLFSCSPSLASSSTSTPTFPSTICNSTPHPSFCKSNLPPNKLSTIHDYGMYYLHQSLSFAKGFLSLVKSYPIVFHSSYSISAIHTLKDCQLLADLNVDFLSKTFQTISSTNSLSSMQVEDLHTLLSATLTNQETCSDGLLELTTELDSSLKNSLLGPLSNGTKLHSISLALFKHGWVPKTNTKSFPTERNHIMFSNMEKIMNGLFPFKLSVTGRRLLQTTLGNVLVSRTVFVNPDGSGDFTTINHAVAAAPENTDISNGYFVIYIAAGVYNEYVSIDNNKRYLMMIGEGIGRTVISGNHNNADNWTTFNSATFAVGGQGFVAKEISFRNTAGPRKAQAVAVRNGADLSTFYRCSFEGYQDTLYTHSLRQFYKECDIYGTIDFIFGNAAVVFQDCNIYLRLPLHGQCNVITAQGKTDPNQNTGTSMHLCSIRAAENLDGTKTYLGRPWKEYSTTVYTQSFMDSLINSKGWLTWNDSGFALNTLYYGEYDNKGLGSVTSARVTWHGYHVMNRKQAYYFTVCNFIQGYKWLSAIQGPYTCGLL